In Stenotrophomonas sp. 610A2, one DNA window encodes the following:
- a CDS encoding penicillin acylase family protein: MLRWLLRSLWVVLGLLLVVLLATWGLLRGSLPQLDGELALPGLSAPVSIQRDALGVLTVEAANETDMARALGYVHAQERFFEMDLMRRSAAGELSELFGAKALPLDKRMRVQRLRAHTQQNLGAALGDKRGVIEAYRDGVNAGLAALPVRPWPYLLLRQQPRAWELEDSVLTGLAMYADLQDPTNTRELAMARIRSVVPPALYAMLSHDGSSWDAPLFGAPRGDAVLPDATTLDLRKQIGTAPPAPVAADSDVLGSNNFAVAGALTEDGRAIIADDMHLGLRAPNIWFRARLRYADPTAPEGKVDVAGFTLPGLPAVIVGSNTRVAWAFTNSYIDTADYTTLPADTPLRTVNESIAVAGARPEQLLVRESDWGPVLHDEPNGQLLALRWVGQQAGAVRLDFADMAKAADLDAAFAVADRSGIPAQNLLLADRSGRIAWRLIGARPARDPACHADAAAQTNCAPWPIRTDQAPALIDPPDHRLWTANGRVLDGAALAEAGDGGYDFGARAKQIRDGLFARESFKESDLLAIQLDDRALLMERWWKLLRQTVEHSDDPALKRLEAASRQWQGRASTDSVSYRMARGFRGILMDNMEGALLAPAKEQLGERYIPPKLAQFEGLLWPLLSERPPHLLPPPYESWDALLADSARQLEKDLAEQGPDLAQRSWGERNTAAICHPVSMALPGLFKRWLCMPAQPLAGDDNMPRVVGPKFGASERMVVSPGHEADGIVHMPGGQSGHPLSPFWGAGHDDWVEGRPTPFLPGKAAHSLSLSPR, translated from the coding sequence GTGCTGCGTTGGCTGCTGCGTTCGCTTTGGGTTGTATTGGGGCTTTTGCTGGTAGTGCTGCTGGCCACCTGGGGCTTGCTGCGCGGCAGTCTGCCGCAATTGGACGGGGAGCTGGCCCTGCCGGGGCTGTCTGCGCCGGTCAGCATCCAGCGCGACGCGCTGGGGGTGCTCACCGTCGAAGCCGCCAATGAGACCGATATGGCCCGCGCCCTGGGCTATGTCCACGCGCAGGAGCGCTTCTTCGAGATGGACCTGATGCGGCGCTCAGCCGCCGGCGAGCTGTCCGAGCTGTTCGGCGCCAAGGCCCTGCCGCTGGACAAACGCATGCGCGTGCAACGCCTGCGCGCTCATACCCAGCAGAACCTGGGCGCGGCCCTCGGCGACAAACGCGGCGTCATCGAGGCCTACCGCGACGGCGTCAATGCCGGCCTGGCCGCGCTGCCGGTACGGCCCTGGCCTTACCTGCTGTTGCGCCAGCAACCGCGCGCCTGGGAGTTGGAGGACTCGGTGCTGACCGGGCTGGCGATGTACGCCGACCTGCAGGACCCGACCAATACCCGCGAACTGGCGATGGCACGCATCCGCAGCGTGGTGCCGCCCGCCCTGTACGCAATGCTTTCCCACGACGGCAGCAGCTGGGATGCGCCCTTGTTTGGCGCACCCCGAGGCGACGCGGTGTTACCGGATGCGACAACGCTGGACCTGCGCAAGCAGATTGGCACGGCGCCACCTGCGCCGGTAGCAGCGGACTCTGATGTCCTGGGCAGCAACAACTTCGCAGTAGCCGGCGCCCTGACCGAAGACGGTCGCGCCATCATCGCCGACGACATGCACCTGGGCCTGCGTGCGCCCAACATCTGGTTCCGCGCACGCCTGCGCTATGCCGACCCGACCGCGCCGGAAGGCAAGGTCGATGTTGCTGGATTCACCCTGCCCGGCCTGCCTGCGGTCATCGTCGGCAGCAATACGCGGGTGGCCTGGGCCTTCACCAACAGCTATATCGACACCGCCGACTACACCACCCTGCCCGCGGACACCCCGCTGCGCACCGTCAACGAGTCCATCGCCGTTGCCGGCGCGCGCCCGGAGCAGCTGCTGGTACGCGAAAGCGACTGGGGCCCAGTGCTGCATGACGAACCCAACGGGCAACTGCTGGCCCTGCGCTGGGTTGGCCAGCAGGCTGGCGCGGTGCGTCTGGATTTCGCCGACATGGCCAAGGCCGCCGATCTCGACGCTGCCTTTGCAGTAGCCGATCGCTCCGGCATCCCTGCACAGAATCTATTGCTCGCTGACCGCAGCGGACGCATCGCCTGGCGCCTGATCGGCGCGCGTCCCGCGCGTGACCCGGCCTGCCATGCCGATGCGGCGGCCCAGACCAACTGCGCACCGTGGCCGATCCGCACCGATCAGGCACCAGCGCTGATCGACCCACCCGATCACCGTTTATGGACAGCCAATGGCCGCGTGCTCGATGGCGCCGCGCTGGCCGAGGCCGGTGACGGCGGTTATGACTTCGGTGCACGCGCCAAGCAGATCCGCGACGGCCTGTTCGCCCGCGAAAGCTTCAAGGAAAGTGACCTGCTGGCAATCCAGCTCGATGACCGCGCCCTGCTGATGGAGCGCTGGTGGAAGCTGCTGCGGCAGACCGTCGAGCACAGCGACGATCCGGCGCTGAAGCGACTGGAAGCCGCCAGCCGGCAGTGGCAGGGCCGCGCTTCCACCGATTCCGTCAGCTACCGGATGGCGCGCGGCTTCCGCGGCATCCTGATGGACAACATGGAAGGCGCGCTGCTGGCACCGGCCAAGGAACAGTTGGGCGAACGTTACATCCCACCCAAACTGGCCCAGTTCGAAGGCCTGCTATGGCCCTTGCTCAGCGAACGTCCGCCGCACCTGTTGCCACCGCCTTATGAGAGCTGGGATGCATTGCTGGCCGACAGCGCCCGTCAACTGGAAAAAGATCTGGCCGAACAAGGCCCGGATCTGGCGCAACGCAGCTGGGGCGAGCGCAACACCGCCGCGATCTGCCATCCGGTCTCGATGGCATTGCCGGGTCTATTCAAGCGCTGGCTGTGCATGCCGGCCCAGCCATTGGCTGGCGACGACAACATGCCGCGGGTGGTCGGACCCAAGTTTGGTGCGTCCGAGCGCATGGTGGTGTCGCCCGGTCACGAAGCCGACGGCATCGTTCACATGCCCGGCGGCCAGAGTGGCCATCCGCTGTCGCCGTTCTGGGGCGCAGGCCACGACGACTGGGTGGAAGGCCGACCGACTCCGTTCCTGCCGGGTAAGGCAGCGCATAGCTTGAGCTTGAGCCCGCGCTGA
- the asnB gene encoding asparagine synthase B: MCSIFGIFGLQPGDDLQALRRQALEQSQRQRHRGPDWSGVYVDDGAILVHERLAIVDPAGGSQPLLSDDGQLALAVNGEIYNHQELKKELTQPYAFQTGSDCEVINALYREDEPASYLNRLNGIFAFALWDRAKQRVIIARDPIGVVPLYWGHDKQGRLCVASEMKSLSDTCADVAQFPPGHWYDSSTDTLSKYYERPWRDYAAVEGVDVSLAELREAFERAVHRQLMTDVPYGVLLSGGLDSSLVAAVAARYARNRIEDGGQSEAWWPRLHSFAIGLKGSPDLAAAKVAAEMLGTVHHGFEYTFEEGLDAVPEVIRHVETYDVTTIRASTPMFLLARRIKAMGVKMVLSGEGSDEIFGGYLYFHKAPNAREFHEELVRKLDALNNYDCLRANKSMMAWGVEPRVPFLDREFLDVAMKMDARHKMVDKASGRIEKAVLREAFEGYLPKEILWRQKEQFSDGVGYGWIDGLKAHAEAQVSDRVLAAADKRFPHNPPQTKEAYYYRHVFEQFFPSHAASETVPGGKSIACSSPAAIAWDASFASMADPSGRAVAGVHEQALAG, translated from the coding sequence ATGTGTTCCATCTTCGGCATTTTTGGCCTGCAACCCGGTGACGACCTGCAGGCGCTGCGTCGGCAGGCGCTTGAACAATCCCAGCGCCAGCGGCATCGCGGCCCGGACTGGAGCGGTGTTTATGTAGACGACGGCGCCATCCTGGTGCACGAGCGCCTGGCCATCGTTGACCCGGCCGGTGGCTCGCAGCCGCTGCTGTCGGACGACGGCCAGCTGGCGCTGGCAGTGAACGGTGAGATCTACAACCACCAGGAGCTGAAGAAGGAACTGACCCAGCCCTACGCCTTCCAGACTGGCTCGGACTGCGAAGTGATCAACGCGCTGTACCGTGAAGACGAACCGGCGTCCTACTTGAACAGGCTCAACGGCATCTTCGCCTTCGCGCTGTGGGACCGTGCCAAGCAGCGCGTGATCATCGCCCGCGACCCGATCGGCGTGGTGCCCCTGTACTGGGGCCACGACAAGCAGGGCCGGCTGTGCGTGGCCTCGGAAATGAAGTCGCTGTCCGATACCTGCGCCGATGTCGCGCAGTTCCCGCCCGGCCACTGGTATGACAGCAGCACCGATACGCTGAGCAAGTACTACGAGCGTCCGTGGCGCGACTACGCCGCAGTCGAGGGCGTGGATGTATCGTTGGCCGAACTGCGCGAGGCCTTCGAACGCGCTGTGCACCGCCAGCTGATGACCGACGTGCCGTACGGTGTGCTGCTGTCCGGTGGCCTGGATTCGTCGCTGGTCGCCGCGGTCGCGGCGCGCTATGCACGCAACCGCATCGAGGACGGTGGTCAGAGTGAAGCCTGGTGGCCGCGTCTGCACAGCTTCGCCATCGGCTTGAAGGGTTCGCCCGACCTGGCGGCGGCCAAGGTGGCGGCGGAAATGCTGGGCACGGTGCATCACGGCTTCGAGTACACCTTCGAAGAAGGTCTGGATGCAGTGCCGGAGGTGATCCGTCACGTCGAAACCTATGACGTCACCACCATCCGCGCATCCACGCCGATGTTCCTGCTGGCACGACGAATCAAGGCAATGGGCGTGAAGATGGTGCTGTCCGGCGAAGGCAGCGACGAGATCTTTGGCGGCTACCTGTACTTCCACAAGGCGCCGAACGCGCGGGAGTTCCACGAAGAGCTGGTGCGCAAGCTCGATGCGCTGAACAACTACGACTGCCTGCGCGCGAACAAGTCGATGATGGCCTGGGGCGTGGAGCCGCGAGTGCCGTTCCTGGACCGCGAGTTCCTGGATGTGGCGATGAAGATGGACGCGCGCCACAAGATGGTCGACAAGGCCAGCGGTCGCATCGAGAAGGCAGTGCTGCGCGAGGCCTTCGAAGGCTATCTGCCCAAGGAAATCCTGTGGCGGCAGAAGGAACAGTTCAGCGACGGCGTCGGCTATGGCTGGATCGACGGTCTTAAGGCGCATGCCGAAGCCCAGGTCAGCGACCGCGTGCTGGCGGCGGCCGACAAGCGCTTCCCGCACAACCCGCCGCAGACCAAGGAGGCCTATTACTACCGCCATGTGTTCGAGCAGTTCTTCCCCAGCCATGCTGCATCGGAAACCGTGCCGGGCGGCAAGTCGATTGCCTGCTCGTCACCAGCGGCGATTGCCTGGGACGCCAGCTTCGCCAGCATGGCCGATCCGTCCGGCCGCGCCGTGGCCGGTGTGCACGAGCAGGCCCTGGCGGGCTGA
- a CDS encoding RidA family protein — protein sequence MLGLFCSSFAHANEVPLERHQLGSWETDIGYTGVVRDGDTLHISGVPCRGADMHVAVRDCYGKLTKILQQFDADSSQVVKETVFTTDMDGLIKAIPDRKTFFADGKYPAASWVQISRLFDAEAKLEVEWTVRLK from the coding sequence ATGCTTGGCCTGTTCTGCAGTTCGTTCGCCCACGCCAACGAGGTGCCGCTGGAGCGGCATCAACTGGGCAGCTGGGAAACCGATATCGGCTACACCGGCGTGGTACGTGATGGCGATACGCTGCACATCTCCGGCGTCCCGTGCCGAGGTGCGGACATGCACGTCGCGGTGCGCGACTGCTACGGCAAGCTGACCAAGATCCTGCAGCAGTTCGATGCCGACAGCAGCCAGGTGGTGAAGGAAACCGTGTTCACCACCGACATGGATGGCTTGATCAAGGCCATTCCCGACCGCAAGACCTTCTTCGCCGACGGCAAGTATCCGGCCGCGAGCTGGGTGCAGATCAGCCGTCTGTTCGACGCCGAAGCCAAGCTCGAAGTGGAGTGGACGGTGCGCCTGAAGTAA
- the parC gene encoding DNA topoisomerase IV subunit A produces MTESARPAYHGFEQQPLREYAERAYLDYSMYVVLDRALPFIGDGLKPVQRRIIYSMSELGLGAASKPKKSARTVGDVIGKYHPHGDSACYEALVLMAQPFSFRYPLIDGQGNFGSSDDPKSFAAMRYTESKLTPIAEVLLGELGQGTTDWSPNFDGTLEEPSWLPARLPHLLLNGTTGIAVGMATDVPPHNLNEIVSALVRLIDEPDTTVAELCEHVKGPDYPTTAEIITSPSDLRNIYETGNGSVRARATFKKEGSNIVIDALPHQVSPSKVIEQIAAQMRAKKLPWLEDIRDESDHANPVRVVLMPRSNRVDAEQLMGHLFAITDLERSYRVNLNVIGLDGRPQVKNLKMLLSEWLRFRQDTVTRRLNHRLQKVERRLHLLEGLLVAFLNLDEVIRIIRTEDDAKAALIARFALSEDQAEYILETKLKQLARLEEMKIRGEQDELAKERDKILSILQSSAKLKKLVKDELLADAKKFGDERRSPLVQRGAAQAIDETELVPSEPMTVVLSEKGWVRAAKGHDVDGSTLNYRDGDSLLAVARTRSTQQVAFLDTEGRAYSTPVHTLPSARGNGEPLTGRFSPAPGSSFVTVASGDNNTRFVLASTHGYGFVTRFENLTGRNKAGKAMLNLSAGSAVLTPSLVANPETDRIVAVTSAGNMLAIPASELPELDKGKGNKIIEIPKAKLSTERVVAVVAVGPGNTLLVRSGQRTMNLSFKDLETYLGTRATRGHLLPRGWQKVEGLEVQ; encoded by the coding sequence ATGACTGAGTCTGCACGCCCCGCTTACCATGGCTTCGAACAGCAGCCACTGCGCGAATACGCTGAACGCGCCTATCTTGATTACTCCATGTACGTGGTGCTGGACCGCGCCCTGCCGTTCATCGGCGACGGGCTCAAGCCGGTGCAGCGCCGCATCATCTATTCGATGAGCGAACTGGGCCTGGGTGCCGCATCCAAGCCCAAGAAGTCCGCCCGCACCGTCGGTGACGTCATCGGTAAGTACCACCCGCACGGCGACAGCGCCTGCTACGAGGCCCTGGTGCTGATGGCCCAGCCGTTCTCGTTCCGCTACCCGCTGATCGACGGTCAGGGCAACTTCGGCTCCAGCGATGATCCCAAATCGTTTGCGGCCATGCGTTACACCGAATCCAAGCTGACCCCGATCGCCGAGGTGTTGCTGGGCGAACTGGGCCAGGGCACCACCGACTGGTCGCCGAACTTCGACGGCACCCTGGAAGAGCCGAGCTGGTTGCCGGCACGCCTGCCGCACCTGCTGCTCAACGGCACCACCGGCATCGCCGTGGGCATGGCCACCGACGTACCGCCGCACAATCTCAATGAGATCGTCAGCGCGCTGGTGCGCCTGATCGACGAGCCGGATACCACCGTCGCCGAGCTCTGCGAGCACGTGAAGGGCCCGGACTACCCGACCACCGCCGAGATCATCACCTCGCCGTCGGACCTGCGGAACATCTACGAGACCGGCAACGGCAGCGTACGTGCACGCGCCACCTTCAAGAAGGAAGGCAGCAACATCGTCATCGATGCGCTGCCGCACCAGGTCTCGCCGTCCAAGGTGATCGAGCAGATCGCCGCGCAGATGCGCGCCAAGAAGCTGCCGTGGCTGGAAGACATCCGCGACGAATCCGACCATGCCAACCCGGTGCGCGTGGTGTTGATGCCGCGCTCCAACCGCGTCGACGCCGAACAGCTGATGGGCCACCTGTTCGCCATCACCGATCTTGAGCGCAGCTACCGCGTCAACCTCAACGTCATCGGTCTGGACGGTCGTCCGCAGGTCAAGAACCTGAAGATGCTGCTCAGCGAGTGGCTGCGCTTCCGCCAGGACACGGTCACCCGCCGCCTCAACCATCGCCTGCAGAAGGTCGAGCGTCGCCTGCACCTGTTGGAAGGCCTGCTGGTTGCCTTCCTCAACCTGGACGAAGTGATCCGCATCATCCGCACCGAGGACGATGCCAAGGCCGCGTTGATCGCGCGCTTCGCACTGAGCGAAGACCAGGCCGAGTACATCCTGGAAACCAAGCTCAAGCAGCTTGCACGCCTGGAAGAAATGAAGATCCGCGGCGAGCAGGATGAGCTGGCCAAGGAGCGCGACAAGATCCTCTCGATCCTGCAGAGCAGCGCCAAGCTGAAGAAACTGGTCAAGGACGAACTGCTGGCCGACGCCAAGAAGTTCGGCGATGAACGCCGTTCGCCGCTGGTGCAGCGCGGTGCCGCCCAGGCCATCGACGAGACCGAGCTGGTGCCCAGCGAACCGATGACCGTGGTGCTGTCGGAAAAGGGTTGGGTACGCGCAGCCAAGGGCCACGATGTCGATGGCTCGACCCTGAACTACCGCGACGGCGACAGCCTGCTGGCAGTGGCACGCACGCGAAGCACGCAGCAGGTCGCCTTCCTCGATACCGAAGGCCGCGCCTACTCCACGCCGGTGCATACCCTGCCCTCGGCACGTGGCAATGGCGAGCCGCTGACCGGCCGTTTCTCGCCGGCTCCGGGCAGCAGCTTCGTCACCGTGGCCAGCGGCGACAACAACACCCGCTTCGTGTTGGCATCCACCCACGGCTATGGCTTCGTCACCCGCTTCGAGAACCTGACCGGCCGCAACAAGGCCGGCAAGGCGATGCTCAACCTGTCCGCTGGGTCGGCCGTACTGACCCCGTCCCTGGTCGCCAACCCGGAGACCGACCGCATCGTCGCGGTCACCAGCGCCGGCAACATGCTCGCCATCCCGGCCAGCGAGCTGCCTGAGCTGGACAAGGGCAAGGGCAACAAGATCATCGAGATCCCCAAGGCCAAGCTCTCCACCGAGCGCGTGGTCGCGGTGGTCGCGGTAGGCCCCGGCAACACCCTGCTGGTGCGCAGTGGTCAGCGCACCATGAACCTGTCGTTCAAGGACCTGGAGACGTATCTGGGAACGCGGGCGACGCGCGGGCATCTGCTGCCGAGAGGCTGGCAGAAGGTCGAAGGGCTGGAAGTCCAGTAA
- a CDS encoding helix-turn-helix domain-containing protein, whose product MQLPAPLLRDQELDWFERDDGPPVFGFRFDSPRGLAREVDWHQHARAQLICVERGLLTTRTRHGTWSLPAGSGGWMPAAEPHTVVIDGPLRGWGMALASPICVDLPDDPCVIGISRLLNALAERISDWSPEQPLSAPQQHMMDVLLDEIRQAPRQRMHLPMPADRRLLRIASQLLAEPADDRSLAQWAQWAGLSPRSLSRHFRDETTLSFAQWRQQARLAEALRRLNDGHAVADIAHSLGFSSPSAFVIVFRRHFGLPPGRYQSRADQGLEGGLDPIRGLASPPPSG is encoded by the coding sequence ATGCAGCTGCCCGCCCCGCTGCTGCGTGACCAGGAACTGGACTGGTTCGAGCGCGACGACGGGCCGCCGGTCTTCGGCTTCCGCTTCGACAGCCCGCGGGGCCTGGCCCGCGAGGTGGACTGGCACCAGCACGCGCGGGCACAGCTGATCTGCGTCGAGCGCGGCCTTCTGACCACCCGCACTCGCCACGGCACCTGGTCCTTGCCGGCAGGTTCGGGTGGCTGGATGCCCGCGGCCGAGCCGCATACGGTGGTGATCGACGGCCCGCTGCGTGGCTGGGGCATGGCCCTGGCCAGCCCGATCTGTGTTGATTTACCCGACGATCCCTGCGTGATCGGCATTTCCCGCCTGCTCAATGCCTTGGCCGAGCGGATCAGCGACTGGTCGCCGGAACAACCACTGTCAGCGCCCCAGCAGCACATGATGGATGTACTGCTGGACGAAATCCGGCAGGCACCGCGCCAGCGCATGCACCTGCCGATGCCGGCCGATCGGCGCCTGCTGCGGATCGCCTCGCAACTGCTGGCCGAGCCGGCCGATGACCGCAGCCTTGCGCAATGGGCACAGTGGGCGGGCTTGTCGCCGCGCAGCCTGAGCCGCCACTTCCGCGACGAGACCACCTTGAGCTTCGCCCAGTGGCGGCAGCAGGCACGACTGGCCGAGGCGCTGCGCCGCCTCAACGACGGCCATGCCGTGGCCGACATCGCCCATTCACTGGGGTTCAGCAGCCCCAGCGCCTTCGTGATCGTGTTCCGCCGCCACTTCGGCCTGCCGCCCGGCCGCTACCAGAGCCGAGCCGATCAGGGGCTGGAAGGCGGGCTCGATCCCATCCGCGGCTTGGCATCTCCGCCGCCATCCGGATAA
- a CDS encoding pentapeptide repeat-containing protein, giving the protein MTNTAVFREETIDRARMQQIIREHPQTAVFESCMLDEGDFSRLDMDGYQFKQCSLTRANWLAASLEESQWQKCRGSHCDFSSAQLSDSRFDHCDLNNSFWRRATLSSVQFKDCKLTGAHLQEVSGWALEFRDCLLVSADLRGMSFRKAQLEGMDFSDADLSGCDFRDAVFTGGSLRNTQTRLTRFEGADLRETDISGLNVMDSKHFKKAVISQRQAAAALAAFGLIVA; this is encoded by the coding sequence ATGACGAACACCGCCGTTTTCCGCGAAGAAACCATCGACCGCGCGCGCATGCAGCAGATCATCCGCGAGCATCCTCAGACGGCGGTGTTTGAATCCTGCATGCTGGACGAAGGCGATTTCTCGCGCCTGGACATGGACGGCTACCAGTTCAAGCAGTGCTCGCTGACAAGGGCCAACTGGCTGGCCGCATCATTGGAGGAAAGCCAGTGGCAGAAATGCCGTGGCAGCCACTGCGATTTCAGTTCAGCGCAGCTCAGTGATTCGCGCTTCGATCACTGCGACCTCAACAACAGCTTCTGGCGACGCGCCACGCTGTCGTCGGTGCAGTTCAAGGACTGCAAACTGACCGGCGCCCACCTGCAGGAAGTAAGCGGCTGGGCACTGGAGTTCCGTGATTGCCTGCTGGTCAGCGCCGACCTGCGCGGCATGTCGTTCCGCAAGGCGCAGCTGGAAGGCATGGACTTCTCCGATGCCGACCTCTCAGGCTGCGACTTCCGCGATGCCGTATTCACTGGCGGCAGCCTGCGCAACACACAGACCCGCCTGACCCGCTTCGAAGGTGCCGACCTGCGCGAGACCGATATCAGCGGACTCAACGTGATGGACAGCAAGCACTTCAAGAAGGCGGTGATCTCGCAGCGGCAGGCTGCGGCGGCGTTGGCTGCTTTCGGACTGATCGTCGCATAA
- a CDS encoding tetratricopeptide repeat protein, which translates to MPRPTPRLLLYALPLFTLLGCATTPATRPPSDTERDALSAAADGQFDSALRVAKMYQAWNDPRALDWYARAAATTPRTHRSTGAEEQLGRILERGRLDSSDDPQKPGDVRFKPSPRKAFRWYQSAAYHGSPYAMSDLARWYERQSDMAGALRWRLRSAVYMRELYKLDALRNATLASTEAARLAPDQLSTNATIARIQRRAARGDAEAQVDLGTLHEAGIGVPEDKSEALRWYQRAGEQGNVYGQYFAGLALGRGGKGLQKDEAAAAAWFAQAHAQEFYMAEESYWRKAIAPPFFIFE; encoded by the coding sequence ATGCCCCGTCCCACGCCCCGCCTGCTGCTGTACGCCCTGCCCCTGTTCACCTTGCTCGGTTGCGCAACAACGCCGGCCACCCGTCCGCCGAGTGACACCGAGCGCGATGCCCTGTCCGCAGCCGCCGATGGTCAGTTCGACTCCGCCCTGCGGGTGGCGAAGATGTATCAGGCCTGGAACGACCCGCGCGCATTGGACTGGTACGCGCGCGCAGCGGCGACAACGCCGCGCACCCACCGCAGCACAGGTGCCGAAGAGCAACTGGGCAGGATCCTTGAGCGCGGTCGCCTGGACAGCAGCGATGACCCGCAGAAGCCGGGAGATGTCCGCTTCAAGCCTTCGCCACGCAAGGCATTCCGCTGGTACCAGAGCGCCGCTTACCATGGCTCGCCGTATGCCATGTCCGATCTGGCACGCTGGTACGAACGCCAAAGCGACATGGCGGGCGCACTGCGCTGGCGGCTGCGTTCGGCGGTGTATATGCGTGAACTGTACAAGCTGGACGCATTGCGCAACGCAACTCTCGCCTCAACTGAAGCTGCGCGCCTTGCCCCCGACCAGCTCTCCACCAATGCGACCATCGCCCGCATCCAGCGGCGCGCCGCGCGCGGCGACGCCGAGGCCCAGGTCGACCTGGGCACCTTGCACGAAGCAGGCATTGGCGTGCCCGAGGACAAGAGCGAAGCACTGCGCTGGTACCAGCGCGCAGGCGAACAAGGCAATGTCTACGGCCAGTACTTCGCAGGTTTGGCATTGGGCCGCGGCGGCAAGGGCCTGCAGAAGGATGAAGCTGCAGCGGCGGCATGGTTTGCGCAGGCCCATGCGCAGGAGTTCTACATGGCCGAGGAATCCTATTGGCGCAAAGCCATCGCACCGCCATTCTTCATCTTCGAATAG
- a CDS encoding thiopurine S-methyltransferase: MQPDFWLQRWQNGQIGFHRNEVMPLLQKHWPELQLPAGSRVLVPLCGKTLDMHWLAAQGHRVLGVELSPMAIEQFFAEADITPQRHSSQYGEHYSAGPIEIICGDAFALDADLLGDIAGVYDRAALIALPPHLRQHYRDTLYGQLPVGCQGVLITLEYPQDEKQGPPFSVEEAEVQRLFATPWQAGLLERRDILDQQPDFRADGATALSTAVYRLQRL, encoded by the coding sequence ATGCAACCCGACTTCTGGCTGCAACGTTGGCAGAACGGTCAAATCGGCTTCCATCGCAACGAGGTGATGCCGCTGCTGCAGAAGCACTGGCCCGAACTGCAACTGCCGGCAGGCAGCCGCGTGCTGGTGCCACTGTGCGGCAAGACCCTGGACATGCACTGGCTGGCCGCCCAAGGCCATCGCGTGCTCGGCGTTGAACTGTCACCGATGGCCATCGAGCAGTTCTTCGCAGAAGCCGACATCACCCCGCAACGCCACAGCAGCCAGTACGGCGAGCATTACAGCGCCGGGCCGATTGAAATCATCTGTGGTGATGCCTTCGCGCTGGATGCGGACTTGCTGGGCGATATCGCCGGCGTCTACGACCGCGCAGCACTGATCGCCTTGCCGCCGCACCTACGCCAGCACTACCGCGACACCTTGTATGGGCAGTTGCCGGTAGGCTGCCAAGGCGTGCTGATCACCCTGGAATACCCGCAGGACGAAAAGCAGGGCCCACCATTTTCGGTGGAAGAAGCGGAAGTCCAACGCCTGTTCGCCACACCGTGGCAGGCCGGCCTGCTGGAGCGGCGGGACATCCTCGACCAGCAGCCGGATTTCCGCGCCGACGGCGCAACCGCGCTATCCACTGCCGTCTACAGGCTGCAGCGCCTGTAA
- a CDS encoding bacterioferritin, with translation MQGKSEVVECLKELLRGELAARDQYFIHSRRYEDQGLLALYERIGHEMEEETEHADALLRRILFLGGNPDMRPHAFEPGVTVMEMLEKDLQVEYQVRANLAAGVKLCEAQGDYVSRDILLLQLRDTEEDHAWWLEKQLGLIKRIGLELYQLSKMDAKGTPAH, from the coding sequence ATGCAGGGCAAATCCGAAGTCGTTGAGTGCCTGAAGGAGCTGCTGCGCGGCGAACTGGCTGCGCGCGACCAGTACTTCATCCATTCCCGTCGTTACGAAGATCAGGGCCTGCTGGCGCTGTACGAGCGTATCGGCCACGAGATGGAAGAAGAGACCGAGCACGCAGATGCGCTGCTGCGTCGCATCCTGTTCCTCGGCGGCAACCCGGACATGCGTCCGCACGCGTTCGAGCCCGGCGTGACCGTGATGGAAATGCTGGAGAAGGACCTGCAGGTCGAATACCAGGTGCGCGCCAACCTCGCCGCCGGTGTGAAGCTGTGCGAAGCGCAGGGTGACTATGTCAGCCGCGACATCCTGCTGCTGCAGTTGCGTGACACCGAGGAAGACCATGCCTGGTGGCTGGAGAAGCAGTTGGGCCTGATCAAGCGTATTGGCCTGGAGCTGTACCAGCTGAGCAAGATGGACGCCAAGGGCACCCCGGCGCATTGA